Proteins from a genomic interval of Paenibacillus sp. FSL H8-0048:
- the licT gene encoding BglG family transcription antiterminator LicT yields MRIAKVLNNNAIITMNDQNKEVVVIGRGIAFKKKPGDLIEEDKIEKVFMDNESISDQMKTLLSEIPLAHMEISERIINLAKMNLGKRLHDSIYVSLTDHIHSAIERSKQGHHIKNVLLWEVKKFYKDEFEIGEKALLLIHEELGIRFPEDEAAHIALHLVNAHMNEEIPNVVKITKIVHEILNIVKYHFKIDYDEESLTYYRFVTHLKFFARRILNDTHIENTDSELYEMVKQQYKESFLCGRKIQDYIRKTYNCTLTNEEVMYLTIHIERVVHLK; encoded by the coding sequence ATGAGAATTGCAAAAGTGTTGAATAATAATGCCATCATTACTATGAATGACCAGAACAAAGAAGTGGTGGTAATAGGCAGGGGGATTGCGTTCAAGAAGAAGCCGGGCGACCTCATTGAGGAAGACAAAATTGAGAAGGTCTTCATGGATAATGAGAGTATATCCGACCAAATGAAGACGCTTCTATCCGAGATCCCGCTTGCGCATATGGAGATTTCGGAGCGTATTATTAATCTCGCCAAAATGAATCTGGGGAAGAGGCTGCATGACAGCATCTATGTTAGCCTGACCGACCACATCCATTCGGCGATCGAACGCTCCAAGCAGGGACACCATATCAAGAATGTATTGCTGTGGGAGGTCAAGAAATTCTACAAGGATGAATTCGAGATTGGTGAGAAAGCGCTGTTACTGATTCATGAGGAGCTGGGAATCCGGTTCCCGGAAGACGAGGCCGCTCATATTGCGCTCCATCTGGTAAATGCGCATATGAATGAAGAGATCCCGAATGTAGTGAAAATCACCAAGATTGTGCATGAAATTCTCAATATCGTGAAGTATCACTTCAAAATCGATTACGACGAAGAGTCGCTAACGTATTACAGGTTCGTCACCCATCTCAAATTCTTCGCCCGAAGAATATTAAATGACACACATATTGAGAATACCGACAGTGAGTTATATGAGATGGTCAAGCAGCAGTATAAGGAGTCCTTCTTGTGTGGACGGAAGATTCAGGATTATATCCGTAAAACATACAATTGTACACTGACCAATGAAGAAGTCATGTATTTAACGATTCATATTGAAAGAGTTGTACATCTAAAATAA
- a CDS encoding beta-glucoside-specific PTS transporter subunit IIABC, with translation MDQQKLAKEILKLVGGEDNIQDYTHCMTRLRFNLRDNGAADRIKLKELPGVMDVNINGGQFQVIIGNDVSKVYGELSKIAKNNAGSAKENTEQQGNNKGKKLGIKASVGKFFADILPGIFNPLVPAIAGAGMIKALLAIIVMFNATAASTDLYKILNIISDAVFYFLPMLLAFSSAKKFNVNPYLAVVIGGVLLHPNFAKFMADGITSMSFLGLPVKLVSYSSSVIPIIATVWIMSYVERFVRKIVPNVLKTILEPMLILLIVAPIALIVIGPVGIYAGNAIADGYMYFYEHFGVIAGTLLGATFSLMVITGLHYGLIPLVFQAIAQNGFDYIMPIMTVANIAQAGAVFAVFLRTKNSSMKSLSGASTISALMGISEPAIYGVNLKLKKPFIAGLIGSAAGAFILSIFQVAAYALGKVGLPSLPLYIGHKFSLMILAVCVSFVVAAVVAYVLGFKDVTEAPVEENGADLPEPSVNEPVSAKKLQNEQIYAPIAGEVKSLNEVSDPAFSQETMGKGIAILPSEGRVVSPINGVVSVAFKKKHAVLLTSDDGAEVLIHVGIDTVKLGGKHFTLHVNQGDRVNVGDLILEFDRDSIIQEGFDIITPVIISNTGDYTDITAVSPSTVKEKDILLKLNV, from the coding sequence ATGGATCAACAAAAGCTGGCGAAAGAAATACTAAAATTAGTAGGCGGGGAAGACAACATACAGGATTATACCCATTGTATGACCAGACTTCGCTTCAATCTGCGGGATAATGGGGCTGCAGACCGAATAAAGCTGAAGGAACTGCCTGGAGTGATGGATGTTAACATTAACGGCGGGCAATTTCAGGTGATTATCGGGAACGATGTATCCAAGGTGTATGGGGAGTTAAGCAAGATTGCCAAAAATAATGCTGGCTCTGCCAAGGAGAACACTGAACAACAAGGTAACAATAAAGGGAAGAAGCTCGGCATTAAGGCTTCGGTCGGCAAGTTTTTTGCAGATATACTGCCAGGGATATTTAACCCTCTTGTTCCGGCCATAGCGGGAGCAGGGATGATCAAGGCGCTGCTGGCTATAATCGTCATGTTCAATGCCACAGCGGCGAGTACGGATCTCTACAAAATTCTGAATATTATTTCAGATGCTGTATTCTATTTCCTGCCGATGCTGCTCGCCTTCAGCTCTGCGAAGAAATTCAATGTTAATCCGTATCTGGCGGTTGTGATCGGGGGCGTGCTGCTCCATCCTAACTTTGCCAAATTTATGGCTGACGGTATAACGTCTATGAGCTTCTTGGGATTGCCGGTCAAGCTGGTGTCCTACTCATCCTCTGTTATTCCTATTATTGCAACCGTATGGATCATGTCTTATGTAGAACGTTTTGTCCGCAAAATTGTACCGAATGTACTGAAGACCATCCTGGAGCCGATGCTGATCCTGTTAATTGTGGCACCTATCGCCTTAATCGTGATTGGCCCGGTAGGAATTTATGCGGGTAATGCCATTGCCGATGGCTACATGTACTTCTATGAGCACTTCGGTGTAATCGCCGGAACGCTGCTTGGAGCCACCTTCTCGCTAATGGTAATCACCGGACTACACTACGGCCTCATTCCGCTTGTCTTCCAGGCGATTGCCCAGAACGGCTTCGACTACATTATGCCAATTATGACCGTTGCTAATATCGCGCAGGCCGGTGCTGTATTTGCCGTATTCCTGAGAACCAAGAACAGCAGTATGAAATCCTTGTCTGGAGCCTCAACGATCAGTGCGCTGATGGGAATCTCTGAACCCGCAATTTATGGTGTGAACCTCAAGCTGAAAAAGCCGTTTATTGCCGGGCTCATCGGCAGTGCGGCAGGTGCCTTCATCTTAAGTATCTTCCAGGTGGCAGCCTATGCCCTGGGGAAAGTCGGCTTGCCGTCCTTGCCGCTGTATATCGGACATAAATTTTCGCTGATGATTCTGGCAGTGTGTGTCAGCTTTGTCGTGGCAGCTGTTGTCGCTTATGTTCTGGGCTTCAAGGATGTTACAGAGGCGCCAGTAGAAGAGAACGGTGCGGACCTTCCCGAGCCGTCTGTTAATGAACCTGTATCTGCTAAAAAGCTGCAAAATGAACAAATCTATGCGCCCATTGCCGGCGAAGTTAAAAGCTTAAACGAAGTCAGCGACCCTGCCTTTTCGCAGGAGACGATGGGGAAAGGGATTGCTATCCTGCCTAGTGAGGGCCGAGTGGTCTCTCCAATTAACGGTGTGGTGTCGGTGGCCTTCAAAAAGAAACATGCTGTTCTCCTTACCAGTGACGACGGGGCAGAGGTTCTGATTCATGTCGGGATTGATACGGTCAAGCTGGGCGGCAAACACTTCACGCTCCATGTAAATCAAGGGGACCGGGTAAATGTCGGCGATCTGATTCTTGAATTCGATAGGGACAGCATTATTCAAGAGGGCTTCGATATCATCACTCCGGTAATTATCTCTAATACGGGTGACTACACAGACATTACTGCGGTCAGCCCGTCCACTGTGAAAGAAAAGGATATTTTGCTGAAACTTAATGTCTAA
- a CDS encoding 6-phospho-beta-glucosidase — protein sequence MKQTDMQFPEGFLWGGAIAANQVEGAYQENGKGLSIADILANGIFNPPYEHPDKKNPYHEAIDFYHRYEEDIALFAEMGFKALRTSIAWTRIFPNGDEETPNEAGLQFYDQLFDCMRKYNIEPVVTLSHYEMPLGLVNNYGGWRNRKLIEFFERYAIAVFKRYKDKVKYWIAFNEINVLLHIPFVGGGTVIEEGENKKQIIYQMAHYQHVASALAAKACHEIIPGSQMGCMIAAGPYYPHTCHPDDILTAMEMDRQVYFFTDVMARGYYPTYVKRWFKEYDIKLDLTAEDEQLLKQHTVDYISFSYYKSRCASANPTGLEMVSGNLAMGVKNPYLKASEWGWQIDPTGLRFTLNQLYDRYQKPLFIVENGFGAVDTVEEDQSIHDDYRISYLRDHIIEAGKAVEDGVELLGFLSWGPIDIVSASTGEMKKRYGYIYVDKDNEGNGTLRRIKKKSFDWYKEVIASNGQSL from the coding sequence ATGAAACAGACAGATATGCAATTCCCGGAAGGCTTCTTATGGGGGGGCGCGATTGCGGCTAATCAGGTGGAAGGCGCTTATCAGGAGAACGGTAAAGGGTTATCGATTGCTGATATTCTGGCCAACGGGATCTTTAACCCGCCCTATGAGCATCCGGATAAGAAGAACCCTTACCATGAGGCTATAGATTTTTACCACAGATACGAAGAGGACATTGCTTTATTTGCTGAAATGGGCTTCAAGGCGCTGCGTACCTCCATTGCCTGGACGAGAATATTCCCGAACGGGGACGAAGAGACTCCTAACGAAGCGGGCCTGCAGTTTTATGATCAGTTATTCGATTGTATGCGAAAATATAATATTGAACCGGTTGTGACGCTATCCCATTATGAGATGCCGCTCGGACTTGTTAACAATTACGGTGGGTGGAGAAACCGCAAGCTGATTGAGTTCTTTGAGCGATATGCGATTGCCGTATTCAAACGTTACAAGGACAAGGTGAAATACTGGATTGCCTTCAACGAGATTAATGTGCTGCTCCATATTCCCTTCGTCGGCGGAGGAACGGTCATCGAGGAAGGTGAGAACAAGAAGCAGATTATCTACCAGATGGCGCATTACCAGCATGTAGCCAGCGCGCTGGCGGCGAAGGCCTGCCACGAGATTATTCCGGGCTCGCAGATGGGCTGTATGATTGCCGCAGGGCCGTACTACCCGCATACCTGTCACCCGGATGATATTCTCACAGCCATGGAGATGGACAGACAGGTCTACTTTTTCACCGATGTTATGGCTAGAGGCTACTACCCTACTTACGTGAAACGGTGGTTCAAGGAGTATGACATCAAGCTGGATCTGACGGCAGAGGATGAACAGCTGCTGAAGCAGCATACTGTCGATTACATCAGCTTCAGCTATTACAAGAGCCGGTGTGCCAGTGCTAATCCGACTGGGCTGGAGATGGTATCGGGCAACCTGGCAATGGGGGTCAAGAATCCTTATCTGAAAGCGTCCGAGTGGGGCTGGCAGATTGATCCCACGGGTCTGAGATTCACGCTGAACCAGCTCTACGACCGGTATCAGAAGCCGCTGTTCATTGTCGAGAACGGATTCGGCGCTGTAGACACAGTTGAAGAAGACCAGAGCATCCATGATGATTACCGGATCTCCTACCTGCGGGACCATATAATTGAAGCGGGCAAAGCGGTGGAAGACGGCGTCGAACTGCTGGGCTTCCTGAGCTGGGGGCCGATTGATATTGTAAGTGCCTCAACAGGTGAGATGAAGAAGCGGTACGGGTACATCTATGTCGACAAGGATAATGAGGGGAACGGCACACTGCGCAGAATCAAGAAGAAGAGCTTCGACTGGTACAAGGAGGTTATCGCCTCCAACGGGCAGAGCTTATAG
- a CDS encoding zinc-binding dehydrogenase gives MKAITLGPQGLQYTEHPDKRPEQGQVKVRLKTAGLNHRDLFIIAAASATEGTPGPVHPCVLGSDGAGVIEETGEGVNGLAQGMEVIINPCLGWDRADEVPVVPDILGYPADGTFAEYVIVPEQNVVPKPAYLSWEEAGVLPLAALTAYRALFTRGNLKRGDHVLIPGIGGGVATFAALMAAAAGAQVTVTSRSEAKRAEALQLPVTQVIDSNSRWREKLQHQPVDLILDSVGPAIFGQYFEVIKPGGKIVMFGASSGDDLTIPARAIFFPQLQVLGTSMGSHEEFTAMLEFMEQHQLHPIMDSVYSLAETPLALQRLERAEQLGNIALRIG, from the coding sequence ATGAAGGCAATTACACTTGGACCGCAAGGTCTGCAATATACGGAGCATCCTGACAAGCGTCCTGAACAGGGGCAGGTCAAGGTTAGGCTAAAGACAGCCGGACTCAATCACCGGGATTTGTTCATTATAGCTGCTGCTTCTGCTACAGAAGGTACGCCGGGTCCGGTTCATCCTTGCGTGCTGGGTTCAGACGGAGCTGGCGTTATCGAAGAGACGGGGGAAGGGGTAAACGGCCTGGCTCAGGGGATGGAGGTCATCATTAATCCATGTCTTGGCTGGGATCGGGCGGATGAGGTGCCTGTGGTGCCTGACATATTGGGGTACCCTGCAGACGGGACTTTTGCTGAATATGTCATTGTGCCGGAGCAGAATGTTGTGCCTAAGCCGGCGTACCTGTCTTGGGAAGAGGCTGGTGTGTTACCTTTAGCGGCACTCACTGCGTACCGGGCGTTATTTACCAGAGGGAATCTGAAGCGGGGCGACCATGTGCTGATTCCGGGCATTGGAGGCGGAGTGGCTACGTTTGCTGCTCTAATGGCGGCAGCAGCTGGAGCGCAGGTCACAGTTACGTCCAGAAGTGAAGCGAAGCGTGCAGAGGCCCTGCAATTACCGGTTACGCAGGTTATAGACAGTAATAGCCGTTGGCGGGAGAAGCTTCAGCATCAGCCTGTAGATCTGATCTTAGATAGCGTGGGCCCAGCGATATTCGGGCAATACTTCGAGGTCATTAAGCCGGGCGGTAAAATCGTCATGTTCGGTGCAAGCTCAGGCGATGATCTCACCATTCCCGCCAGAGCAATATTCTTCCCGCAGCTTCAGGTGCTTGGAACTTCCATGGGCAGCCATGAAGAATTCACCGCGATGCTTGAGTTCATGGAACAGCATCAGCTACACCCTATCATGGATAGCGTGTATTCCTTAGCGGAGACTCCGCTTGCTCTTCAGCGGCTGGAGCGCGCGGAGCAGCTCGGGAATATTGCGCTGAGGATAGGCTGA
- a CDS encoding VOC family protein has product MNFASIRIITDDIDRLVDFYQQVTGVTAQRPAPVFAEFVMPACTLAIGHSKTAQLFGADSVAAASNRTVIMEFRVDDVDAEYARLKPLVGDWVQEPTTMPWGNRSLLFRDPDGNLVNLFQPVTEEAVERFAGR; this is encoded by the coding sequence ATGAATTTCGCTTCGATACGTATCATTACTGACGACATTGATCGTCTGGTCGACTTCTACCAGCAAGTGACAGGGGTGACAGCACAGCGGCCCGCACCGGTATTTGCCGAATTCGTTATGCCCGCATGTACCCTGGCCATCGGCCACTCCAAGACAGCGCAGCTATTCGGTGCTGATTCTGTAGCAGCGGCCAGTAACCGCACGGTCATTATGGAGTTCCGCGTCGATGATGTCGATGCGGAATATGCGCGCCTTAAGCCACTTGTCGGGGACTGGGTACAGGAGCCGACGACGATGCCGTGGGGGAACCGTTCGCTGCTGTTCCGTGATCCCGACGGCAACCTGGTGAACCTCTTTCAGCCGGTGACGGAGGAGGCGGTGGAACGGTTTGCAGGCAGGTAA
- a CDS encoding MmyB family transcriptional regulator, whose product MQAGNNIARALRLTDDERQHLHLLARPVQQDREADQHISIGIERTILALDPHPAFVLGRYWDVLMRNKAAELVFRLPSYADMERERMNWIRYLLTGLGSGIEGSGTGANVLIAQFRADYARFPEDARYKQLIDGDTIPGSARWNLSM is encoded by the coding sequence TTGCAGGCAGGTAATAACATAGCCAGAGCCCTGCGGCTGACAGACGATGAACGCCAGCATCTGCATCTGCTGGCCAGACCGGTACAGCAGGACCGGGAAGCGGATCAGCACATTTCAATAGGGATTGAACGGACCATACTGGCGTTAGATCCACATCCGGCATTCGTGCTGGGGAGATATTGGGATGTGCTGATGCGGAACAAGGCGGCTGAGCTTGTGTTCCGTTTACCTTCGTATGCGGATATGGAGCGGGAGAGAATGAACTGGATCAGGTATCTTTTGACAGGGCTGGGGTCGGGCATAGAGGGCTCAGGGACCGGGGCCAACGTTCTGATTGCCCAGTTCCGGGCGGATTACGCCCGCTTCCCTGAGGATGCGAGGTATAAGCAGCTCATAGACGGAGATACGATCCCCGGATCGGCGAGATGGAATTTGAGCATGTGA
- a CDS encoding DUF6199 family natural product biosynthesis protein, with protein sequence MTGFLGAVIIAIGLVIAIWPKIAWYLRLGWRFKNAEPSGLALGAERVTGVVLVIAGFILMVSSCSSGNAERRWSEQFKEKLNSGQVQEISIGMINPTLLSEEETDRMIQMIQEAELRPFDAGNSFGASNTGTITFKDQTRVDMVILGPSGGIELHPGDAQSEYEIMSESLKSWLKSYGN encoded by the coding sequence TTGACTGGATTTTTGGGTGCTGTAATCATAGCTATTGGATTGGTTATAGCCATTTGGCCTAAGATAGCGTGGTATCTACGGCTGGGCTGGAGGTTCAAAAATGCGGAGCCCAGCGGGCTGGCCTTAGGGGCGGAACGGGTAACAGGGGTGGTCCTGGTAATCGCCGGTTTCATCCTGATGGTATCCAGCTGCTCCTCAGGAAACGCAGAGCGCCGCTGGTCCGAGCAGTTCAAAGAGAAGCTGAACTCGGGGCAGGTACAGGAAATCAGCATCGGCATGATTAACCCCACCTTATTAAGCGAAGAAGAAACGGATAGAATGATCCAAATGATACAGGAGGCTGAGCTTAGACCTTTTGATGCAGGGAATTCATTCGGAGCGAGCAACACAGGGACCATAACCTTTAAAGACCAGACCCGTGTAGACATGGTGATTCTGGGCCCGTCCGGGGGAATCGAGCTGCATCCTGGTGATGCACAGAGCGAATATGAGATTATGAGTGAATCACTGAAGTCGTGGCTGAAGAGTTACGGGAACTAG
- a CDS encoding effector binding domain-containing protein, which yields MITTQLSKIGEVSVRYGISSRTLRYYEEIGLIASIREPNSAKRLYSQEMLRRLELILLLKQLSFSVKDISAVLLASELSRAVGVFCNKLGEVQREISNMLVLRELLERYVALLQEQGVAKGNAIGLLLEQSKRINLDVAAMFREGELNIETEESGRMEHQLVKLEDHQVRFIELKPVKVAYYQTTAGNQPEDEAWNVLYAWVKKKGLDQLPATRYFGFNQPGAQNEHGYEMWATVGEDTEPSGEVRIKQVSGGLYAVSSLYGLDIPEAWNRLNEWVQSSKYQPGPGQWLEEHFLFNGEMFVNEAFQLDLYYPIAVQAKG from the coding sequence ATGATTACCACTCAGCTGAGTAAAATCGGAGAGGTGTCGGTCCGGTACGGTATCTCCAGCCGCACGCTTAGGTACTACGAGGAGATTGGACTGATCGCCAGCATCAGGGAACCTAACAGTGCAAAACGCCTGTACAGCCAGGAGATGCTCAGGAGGCTTGAACTGATTCTGCTGCTGAAGCAGTTAAGCTTCTCCGTGAAGGACATTTCAGCGGTGCTGTTAGCATCTGAACTGTCAAGGGCGGTCGGTGTTTTCTGCAATAAACTGGGGGAGGTTCAGCGGGAGATCAGCAATATGCTGGTACTCAGGGAGCTGCTCGAACGGTATGTGGCATTATTGCAGGAACAGGGGGTCGCCAAAGGCAATGCCATCGGTCTGTTATTGGAGCAGTCGAAGCGGATTAATCTGGACGTTGCTGCCATGTTTCGTGAAGGAGAATTGAATATAGAGACGGAGGAATCAGGAAGAATGGAACATCAATTAGTGAAGCTGGAGGATCATCAGGTCCGGTTTATTGAATTGAAGCCGGTGAAGGTGGCGTACTATCAGACTACTGCAGGGAATCAGCCGGAGGATGAGGCGTGGAATGTGCTGTATGCATGGGTGAAGAAAAAAGGGTTAGACCAGCTTCCAGCTACCCGTTATTTTGGCTTTAATCAGCCCGGCGCGCAGAATGAGCATGGTTATGAGATGTGGGCTACGGTCGGTGAGGACACCGAACCCTCGGGCGAGGTACGGATCAAGCAGGTGAGCGGCGGTCTCTATGCCGTCTCCAGCTTATACGGTCTCGATATCCCCGAAGCCTGGAACCGCTTAAATGAATGGGTGCAGAGCAGTAAATATCAGCCGGGTCCGGGTCAATGGCTGGAGGAGCACTTCCTGTTCAACGGGGAGATGTTTGTTAACGAAGCGTTCCAGCTCGATCTTTATTACCCCATAGCCGTGCAAGCGAAGGGTTAA
- a CDS encoding helix-turn-helix transcriptional regulator, translating into MYEWHRQIQTIVDDMDHSIKQHNSEAITLQSLADKLGYSEFHTTRKFKEISGMQLREYLRHRKLAFALKEVRDSGKSILDIALDYGFSSHEAFTRAFKMTYGVAPSEYRRHPYPVVLRTKINPFDRYFFGLGEVGMVKSTEEVKIYFVTIPAHKFLHIKNYESNGYWDFWQKQSLIPGQDCETISGLLDSIKGKLDDDGGSDTNSGNGQIMAYMNDPDGRLCDWGFPRTECYGVRLPYDYDGEVPAQMLMADIPEAEYIVFEHGPFDYEQENRSVEKRMEQAMAAFDYTGTGYCFDPAPGRIIYFYFNPERYFKYVRPVRKS; encoded by the coding sequence GTGTACGAGTGGCACAGGCAGATCCAGACCATTGTCGATGATATGGACCACAGCATCAAGCAGCATAACAGTGAGGCCATAACGCTGCAATCTCTCGCTGACAAGCTGGGCTATTCGGAGTTTCATACGACGAGGAAATTCAAAGAGATATCCGGGATGCAGCTTAGGGAGTACCTTCGCCACCGGAAGCTGGCTTTTGCACTGAAGGAGGTACGGGATAGCGGAAAAAGCATTCTAGATATTGCGCTCGACTATGGATTCTCCTCCCATGAAGCTTTTACGCGTGCGTTCAAGATGACCTATGGTGTGGCCCCAAGCGAGTACCGGAGACACCCGTATCCTGTCGTCCTTCGGACCAAAATCAACCCGTTTGACCGCTACTTTTTCGGACTAGGAGAGGTTGGCATGGTAAAATCTACAGAAGAGGTTAAAATCTATTTCGTAACCATTCCCGCGCACAAATTCCTGCACATTAAGAACTACGAGAGCAACGGGTATTGGGATTTCTGGCAGAAGCAGAGCCTGATTCCAGGGCAGGACTGCGAGACCATCAGCGGCTTGCTGGACAGTATCAAGGGGAAGCTGGATGATGACGGCGGAAGCGATACGAACAGCGGCAACGGCCAGATCATGGCCTATATGAATGACCCGGACGGCAGGCTCTGCGATTGGGGATTTCCGCGTACAGAGTGCTATGGGGTACGTCTCCCCTATGATTATGATGGCGAGGTCCCCGCGCAGATGCTGATGGCGGATATTCCAGAGGCCGAGTACATTGTGTTCGAGCACGGGCCGTTTGATTACGAGCAGGAGAACCGCAGTGTCGAGAAACGGATGGAGCAGGCGATGGCCGCTTTTGACTATACAGGCACTGGCTATTGCTTCGACCCTGCCCCCGGCCGGATCATCTACTTCTATTTCAACCCGGAGCGGTACTTCAAGTATGTCCGGCCTGTGCGGAAGTCATAA
- a CDS encoding AraC family transcriptional regulator, giving the protein MYDANPGWLAHCTEIIDVADLLPVPSTIRLDQAALLLVSDGQATLSINGHEEQLLFGQLIALEKGSVIRLASANHFDFSGYLISFNTYDTEMQSPYHWQVDRAAGYYVQSVPEAVVAEIRSSLTRSTGPLGITMKQYILYHLLKELQHEQPTAESTLEQRLARTVIYMQQNYHQMITRDELAAIAGYSPSYYSRKFTQLYHKTPVEYLIRYRMYRAQEWLLLTGDSSRQVARKTGFEDAHYFSRQFRQVAGLPPMQFKSSVADSRICFLSAAHAEIAIALGVIPQSVVIVSALTPDYQQPMFHMHGVTLLAMPQYITLPDLIAEQEPDLIIGEHLSEELKQYFRAIAPILTRLPDDLNARISYFGTLFNREAQAAQLIAGLTVQADLLRNKLQRQLPEGSTVLYLRVEELGYRYIGEASSDAATLLYKELGLTMPEIIRAHENSFNPCSLQQLAEANPTYLFIEKRIMEYYNADLSLSKLQASEQWAALDAVKNNRVIYVDTGLWINNCSAYGKRVILQQMEQAMLDSGAPETQ; this is encoded by the coding sequence ATGTATGACGCTAATCCAGGCTGGCTTGCCCATTGCACAGAAATTATAGATGTAGCAGATTTGTTACCGGTCCCCTCCACAATACGTCTGGATCAGGCTGCCCTCCTGTTGGTAAGTGATGGCCAAGCCACGCTATCGATCAACGGGCATGAAGAGCAGCTTCTTTTCGGCCAGTTAATTGCTCTTGAGAAGGGTTCGGTCATCCGGCTGGCCTCTGCCAATCATTTTGATTTCTCGGGCTATTTGATTAGCTTCAATACTTATGACACAGAAATGCAATCTCCTTACCACTGGCAAGTAGACCGGGCGGCTGGCTATTATGTTCAGAGTGTGCCTGAAGCGGTGGTTGCAGAGATCCGTTCATCCCTCACCAGGAGCACCGGGCCGCTTGGCATCACCATGAAGCAATACATTCTATACCATTTGTTAAAAGAATTGCAGCATGAACAGCCAACCGCTGAAAGCACACTTGAGCAAAGATTGGCGCGCACGGTGATTTACATGCAGCAGAATTATCATCAAATGATCACAAGAGATGAACTGGCGGCAATCGCCGGATACAGCCCATCCTATTACTCCAGGAAATTCACCCAGCTCTATCATAAGACGCCGGTGGAGTATCTGATCCGTTACCGGATGTATCGTGCTCAGGAGTGGCTGCTGCTTACGGGCGACTCCTCCAGACAGGTGGCGAGGAAGACAGGCTTTGAGGATGCGCATTATTTCAGCCGGCAGTTTAGACAGGTAGCCGGGCTTCCGCCCATGCAGTTCAAATCATCGGTTGCAGACAGCCGGATATGCTTTCTCTCCGCGGCACATGCAGAAATAGCAATAGCCTTAGGGGTAATCCCCCAATCTGTTGTAATTGTCAGTGCTTTAACCCCGGACTATCAACAACCCATGTTCCATATGCACGGCGTGACCTTACTGGCCATGCCGCAGTATATCACTCTGCCGGACCTCATTGCAGAGCAAGAGCCCGATCTGATTATCGGTGAGCATTTATCAGAAGAGTTGAAACAATATTTCCGGGCCATAGCTCCCATCCTAACGAGGCTGCCGGACGATCTGAATGCACGGATCAGCTATTTCGGCACCTTGTTCAACCGGGAGGCCCAGGCAGCACAGCTCATTGCCGGGCTTACTGTGCAGGCCGATCTCCTGCGAAACAAGCTGCAAAGGCAGCTCCCGGAAGGCTCCACCGTTCTGTACCTTCGTGTTGAAGAGCTCGGCTACCGTTATATTGGTGAAGCTTCCAGCGATGCAGCTACCCTGCTGTACAAGGAGCTGGGGTTAACCATGCCTGAGATTATCCGTGCCCACGAGAACAGCTTCAATCCATGCTCATTGCAGCAATTAGCGGAGGCCAATCCTACGTATCTATTCATTGAGAAGCGTATTATGGAGTACTACAATGCAGATTTAAGCCTGTCTAAGCTACAGGCCAGTGAGCAATGGGCTGCCTTAGACGCGGTGAAGAATAACCGGGTGATCTATGTGGATACCGGGCTATGGATTAATAACTGCAGCGCGTATGGCAAAAGGGTAATCCTGCAGCAGATGGAACAGGCTATGCTGGACAGCGGGGCTCCTGAGACACAATAA